A genomic region of Thermodesulfovibrio thiophilus DSM 17215 contains the following coding sequences:
- the cas7i gene encoding type I-B CRISPR-associated protein Cas7/Cst2/DevR yields MNENKYLHLAVVFKASNLNYGEGVGNILTLKKVTTEGKNYSYISRQALRYDIVRMLKEMYGYNLAEVNKDAGVIQFATGATIQDFPEIDFFGYMKTKDSNKIRKAVVRLTDAVSLEPFYNELEFGTNKGLADRIPNNVGNDIFQAEIHRSYYSYTITCNLDEIGIDPIDKIELSNHERAERVKNLLNVIKLLNRDIRGKRENLSPLFVLGGLYDVGNPFFYNRIKLSFTKDTVLLNEKLINDTLAIKTLQKSVEDQTMLGYLNGEFSNIEDIKINHSEKFSIEEFFEKLKNKIDNFYGIQHENSKG; encoded by the coding sequence ATGAATGAAAACAAATATCTACATCTTGCAGTAGTTTTTAAGGCGTCAAACTTAAATTATGGTGAAGGGGTGGGGAATATTCTGACACTTAAAAAGGTTACTACAGAAGGTAAAAACTACTCGTATATAAGCAGACAGGCTTTAAGATATGATATTGTTAGGATGCTTAAGGAAATGTATGGATATAACCTCGCAGAAGTGAATAAAGACGCAGGTGTTATCCAATTTGCGACGGGGGCGACGATTCAAGATTTTCCAGAAATAGATTTTTTTGGTTATATGAAAACTAAAGACAGTAATAAAATTAGAAAGGCTGTGGTCAGACTTACAGATGCTGTCAGTCTTGAGCCTTTCTATAACGAATTAGAATTTGGAACAAACAAGGGACTCGCAGATAGAATACCCAATAATGTTGGCAATGATATCTTTCAGGCAGAGATTCACCGTTCTTATTACTCTTATACGATAACCTGTAATCTTGATGAAATAGGGATTGATCCAATTGACAAAATTGAACTTTCTAATCATGAAAGGGCTGAAAGGGTTAAAAATCTACTCAATGTAATTAAACTCCTCAATAGAGACATTAGAGGCAAGAGAGAAAACCTTTCTCCATTATTTGTTTTGGGTGGACTTTATGATGTTGGAAATCCCTTCTTTTACAATAGGATAAAACTTTCATTTACAAAAGATACGGTTCTGCTCAATGAAAAGCTCATTAATGATACCCTTGCTATTAAGACTTTGCAAAAATCTGTTGAAGACCAGACGATGTTGGGTTATCTTAATGGTGAGTTTTCGAATATTGAGGATATAAAAATAAATCACTCTGAAAAATTTTCTATAGAAGAATTTTTTGAAAAACTTAAAAATAAAATTGACAATTTTTATGGTATCCAACATGAGAACAGTAAGGGTTAA
- the cas6 gene encoding CRISPR-associated endoribonuclease Cas6, producing the protein MRFKVFFKTDKLPILYRQRFMALIKEILSKQSPEYKKILYPDQGFSHSKKVKPFTFGILMPPQRKSVKEKIFIDEKTAVEDIVFYFPHNSYISFLISSIDYEFIINLYNGLIEEKTFNFGNGITLEYNRTSLIREKKIDHDEVIFKTISPILIEDEQEKPVLPFKNNLESFNFHLNAIHDRIFKDIRKKGLSRLLKFEPLQIKKSVVKHTLSGFRQQTGKPYMMLTCFEGCFRVTGDKEDLSLLYQMGIGLRTGQGFGMVDVV; encoded by the coding sequence GTGAGATTTAAAGTTTTTTTTAAAACTGACAAACTTCCAATACTTTACAGACAGAGATTTATGGCTCTGATAAAAGAGATACTTTCAAAACAGAGTCCTGAATACAAAAAAATTCTTTATCCAGATCAAGGTTTTTCCCATTCAAAAAAAGTAAAGCCCTTTACATTCGGGATTTTAATGCCTCCTCAAAGAAAATCTGTTAAAGAAAAAATATTCATAGATGAAAAGACAGCAGTTGAGGATATAGTTTTTTATTTTCCCCATAACTCTTATATTTCTTTTTTAATAAGCTCTATTGATTACGAATTTATAATTAATCTTTATAACGGCCTTATTGAAGAAAAAACTTTTAATTTTGGAAATGGTATAACCCTTGAATATAATCGAACATCTTTAATCAGAGAGAAAAAGATTGATCATGATGAAGTTATTTTTAAAACAATCTCTCCAATCTTAATTGAAGATGAGCAAGAAAAACCTGTTTTACCATTCAAAAATAACCTCGAGAGTTTTAATTTTCATCTTAATGCAATTCATGATCGAATTTTCAAAGATATCCGTAAAAAGGGACTTTCAAGACTTCTAAAGTTTGAACCTCTTCAGATAAAAAAGTCCGTAGTAAAACACACACTAAGCGGGTTCAGACAGCAAACAGGAAAACCTTATATGATGCTTACATGCTTTGAAGGCTGTTTCAGAGTAACAGGAGATAAAGAAGATTTATCTCTCCTTTATCAAATGGGCATAGGCTTGAGAACAGGTCAGGGATTTGGCATGGTGGATGTGGTGTAA
- a CDS encoding type I glyceraldehyde-3-phosphate dehydrogenase yields MTKSILGINGLGRIGKLTLWHHIGRKHFSEIIVNLGRKVGKSLQDVAFYIEHDSTYGRLHNYLYGYRSKTVVEKIDESNSTIVIDGIPVKILTEYRNPKDIGWGRYGARLVVDTTGKFLNPTLPSDVKEGSARGHLDSGAYKVIISAPFKIKDKAKDIPDDSVTVIMGINEEMYDSKKHLIISGASCTTTCLAHMMKPLLDYFGAERILSVSMATVHAVTSSQQVLDRVPKTDAKDLRKIRSAMNNIILTSTGAAKTLALVLPEMKNIGFIAQSVRVPVVTGSLIILVLAFKDEESNIIDGDLINKIYRDSAERQTRGYLLFTDDQKVSTDIIGFFGPAAIIEGSETHTRTAMITLDISKMCNIGSPITDKLQIPVTQAVIYGWYDNELGSYTNMLGDLTVKVAEDVY; encoded by the coding sequence ATGACCAAATCTATTCTTGGAATTAATGGTCTGGGAAGAATTGGCAAGCTTACACTCTGGCATCACATTGGAAGAAAGCATTTTTCTGAAATTATTGTTAATCTTGGCAGAAAAGTTGGCAAATCTCTACAGGATGTAGCTTTTTATATTGAACATGACTCCACATATGGAAGGCTACATAACTATCTTTATGGCTATCGTTCAAAAACCGTTGTGGAAAAAATTGATGAATCAAACTCCACAATTGTTATTGACGGAATTCCTGTAAAAATTCTTACAGAATACAGAAACCCTAAAGACATAGGATGGGGCAGGTATGGAGCCAGACTTGTTGTAGATACAACAGGCAAATTTCTTAATCCAACACTGCCTTCTGATGTAAAAGAAGGCTCTGCAAGAGGACATCTTGATTCAGGAGCTTACAAGGTAATAATCAGTGCACCATTTAAAATAAAAGATAAAGCAAAAGATATTCCAGATGATTCAGTAACAGTAATTATGGGGATAAATGAGGAGATGTATGACAGTAAAAAACATCTCATTATTTCAGGAGCATCATGCACAACAACATGTCTGGCACACATGATGAAGCCACTCCTTGATTACTTTGGAGCGGAAAGAATACTGAGCGTCTCAATGGCAACAGTTCATGCTGTTACATCATCTCAGCAAGTACTTGATAGAGTTCCAAAAACCGATGCAAAGGATCTGAGAAAAATTCGCTCTGCAATGAATAATATAATTCTTACAAGCACAGGAGCAGCAAAAACACTTGCACTTGTCTTACCTGAAATGAAAAACATTGGTTTTATCGCGCAGTCAGTTAGAGTTCCTGTTGTAACAGGTTCATTGATAATACTTGTGTTGGCTTTCAAAGATGAAGAAAGCAATATCATTGATGGAGATTTGATCAATAAAATTTACAGGGATTCTGCTGAAAGACAGACAAGAGGTTATCTTCTTTTCACTGATGATCAGAAAGTTTCAACTGATATAATTGGCTTTTTCGGTCCTGCTGCCATAATTGAAGGAAGTGAAACACATACAAGAACTGCAATGATTACACTGGATATATCAAAAATGTGTAACATCGGCTCTCCTATTACTGATAAATTACAGATTCCTGTAACTCAGGCTGTGATATATGGCTGGTATGACAATGAACTCGGCAGCTACACAAACATGCTCGGTGACCTTACAGTAAAAGTTGCAGAGGATGTCTATTAA
- the cas8a1 gene encoding type I-B CRISPR-associated protein Cas8b1/Cst1: MKHKLYLRDWYFNAGIIGFLTIAADGKEIYSLPSLTVGENYIEFDNEIFDSFEDKFIKYGFLKFFNIQAYLQRIQKVYKELTDSKSKITTEKIAKKIEEIEKPPYKDFLKLLDIPIEGYQTVEDFLYNLENTKTIIESLPKEEIYNILSSTDKGKESLNGFVEWRFKGVCSHDSISEYINKIKNTNLLKKPKNNDLCISCQERKAEYEFNNAVSNIIGFNKDNANWIWGFKASKLKICPLCAIIYNCAFVSFVYVLKKVEGNYLNYFYFPNEDTEVKTLFETVTKFNLMLDNIQDSSNPLYSMIKQTVEHIVAKQIKSIIENINFIEIADNPILAGQSSKGYNIYNYNISLDLAEFLDSQFKANSIPKGSYVIRNTHYNIEEEILKLAIQRQIDYSVLNSYFAYSLNADKYLAKYNLNKIIKFVFGYIQMMRGETMGKSEKIISKGFKSGISLRNELLKKDKENQINGLVYGFLNDLKIADREKFLDKYIRAIMSHSLPNLFGKEEMLDKDCFLQFGYSFVNGLMSKGIKESEDNLNEEDLV, from the coding sequence ATGAAACATAAACTTTATTTGAGAGATTGGTATTTTAATGCTGGAATAATAGGATTTTTAACGATTGCAGCTGATGGTAAAGAAATCTATAGTCTTCCATCATTGACAGTTGGTGAAAACTACATTGAGTTTGATAACGAGATTTTTGATAGTTTTGAAGATAAGTTTATCAAATATGGATTTCTAAAATTTTTTAATATCCAGGCGTATCTCCAGAGGATACAAAAAGTCTATAAAGAATTAACTGACAGCAAGTCAAAGATTACAACAGAAAAGATTGCTAAAAAAATTGAAGAGATTGAAAAGCCACCATATAAAGATTTTCTTAAATTGCTGGATATTCCAATAGAAGGATATCAGACTGTGGAAGATTTTCTTTACAATCTTGAAAATACCAAAACTATAATAGAATCTTTGCCTAAAGAAGAGATTTATAATATATTGAGTAGCACTGATAAAGGCAAGGAATCACTGAATGGTTTTGTAGAATGGAGATTTAAAGGTGTTTGTTCACATGACAGCATCTCAGAGTATATAAATAAAATTAAGAATACGAATCTACTAAAGAAGCCCAAAAATAACGACCTTTGTATATCCTGTCAGGAAAGAAAGGCAGAATATGAATTTAATAATGCTGTGTCCAATATTATTGGTTTCAACAAGGATAATGCCAACTGGATATGGGGGTTTAAGGCATCAAAACTGAAGATATGCCCATTATGTGCAATTATCTATAACTGTGCCTTTGTATCTTTTGTCTATGTTCTTAAGAAGGTTGAAGGAAATTATCTGAATTATTTCTACTTTCCAAACGAAGATACAGAAGTAAAAACATTATTCGAGACAGTCACGAAATTTAATCTTATGCTTGATAATATTCAAGATAGCAGCAATCCACTATATTCAATGATTAAACAGACTGTAGAACATATAGTAGCAAAACAAATAAAGAGTATTATAGAGAATATCAATTTTATAGAGATTGCTGACAATCCCATACTGGCAGGGCAAAGCTCAAAAGGCTATAATATCTACAATTACAATATCAGTCTTGATTTAGCTGAATTTCTTGATTCGCAGTTTAAAGCAAACAGTATTCCAAAAGGATCCTATGTAATAAGGAATACCCACTACAACATTGAGGAAGAGATCTTAAAGCTTGCAATTCAAAGACAGATTGATTATTCAGTTCTGAATAGCTATTTTGCTTATTCATTGAATGCAGACAAATATTTAGCCAAATATAATCTAAATAAAATAATAAAATTTGTATTTGGATATATTCAAATGATGAGAGGTGAAACGATGGGAAAAAGCGAAAAAATAATAAGTAAAGGATTTAAAAGTGGTATTAGCCTTCGTAATGAACTATTAAAAAAAGACAAAGAAAATCAAATCAACGGATTGGTTTATGGTTTTCTAAATGATCTGAAGATAGCAGATAGAGAAAAGTTCCTTGACAAATACATCAGAGCAATAATGTCTCATAGTCTGCCGAATCTATTTGGAAAGGAAGAAATGCTTGACAAAGATTGCTTTTTACAGTTTGGCTACTCATTTGTGAATGGGCTGATGAGTAAAGGGATAAAGGAAAGTGAAGATAATTTAAATGAGGAGGATTTGGTATGA
- a CDS encoding PEP/pyruvate-binding domain-containing protein, whose amino-acid sequence MKQVIWKEVEKIMNIFSAYPGILKNALDLAEKLKSSSHTPTIAQEIETHYTKYADYYLKHPQGYDATCFLINYLIEGFEQTEDKEVFLRAVLKIIIKLLEEDEAVKNYLFRNIISDTLKYFYFIELDNYLSYLGLLKNISKLLQKKQINDPQLINSFTKLYQKYLQRLYSQFLSILRPDEYFRKFFIDGIVFINSACESLFQEIEKMADEIPKVYDLDKLLTIPSETEILNKFRELPKNFLDSGDLWINLLTHLQYLCWILDTEQLKEIHEFSIRELGRAIKNFLIHSQQINNKNFFLILDTVFLQFEKFFYRLPDAVIFSLEDIGNAIYKIKNKEILDYYLEHLILSGFHTPQFKGFSENYTINVNRYHINNLRLWFNLISKSPLDTKELIAALCIYLFFGGVHIKDTDLFQREITKLLNADIAPIFYLVKLLLKKIPVYFNEINAEGELRMVSTQVDEMFKRKDTLVHFIRKQIHVESSPLIIDLIKKTVEFWITADRKVLEKYVPDEVLKDLNLVNEHLKELGYIFKKLSDSEKFGSVETILSTPMDTIMNEINLIPVSDTAKTKAILTVRLYQLLYAKYKTDCKEVETLLKEALYLGLPDATPVIEALSENSLFRKIESIISYLEKLKSIMTSSEKYDAFEDITHKRHIVAGIPSVSGRYSERKFNALSVFLRLESLLNSFLDEIEQPIDLSFITRATLFRIEKYLKLFGKILELNGISSQKYINTLAMLSVALEIRRFTFSQYMDIFRNFAESISDMVNIYCTAPYKKWLKKIIIKISQNLNNRELDKFEPISTLSEKFLRDTVAQYPGLSQLDRLISRVINASYNQAEKLEYKDLDLLMTYDPKKIICDIYYPKEEINDRIHLGNKGHNLIKLVHKGISVPPGFILTAEVFRCREAINNFEPVKEHLNKEIHLALKRLENITKKTFGDPANPLLVSVRSGGAISMPGMMNSFLNVGINEKIIDGLIKQTGKPWFVWDSYRRFLQCWGMSFGLDRDEFDNIINEFKKKYKTDFKIQFVASQMKEVATTYKEFILSKGIYIEEDPWIQLDISISQVFNSWYSKKAKSYREILGISEDWGTAVVVQKMVFGNFDTNSGSGVLFTRNPKESLDRLILWGDYTTGAQGEDIVSGLVKTYPVSIEQKNIEGRINEKSLEETFPEIYAALIEIVEKLIYKERWDHQEIEFTFEGRGKDNLYILQTREMSYAKRELMTVFVPTEILNKSRLGTGIGVSGGAISGRLVFDVEDIKEFKLKEPEIPVILVRADTVPDDIVHIASADGILTARGGSTSHASIIATKLGKTCVVGFSKMIVYQHEKKCRIGKRILKKGDLISIDGRNGMVYLGKHPTQTIYLSSEYF is encoded by the coding sequence ATGAAACAGGTTATATGGAAAGAAGTTGAAAAAATAATGAATATTTTTTCTGCCTATCCTGGAATTTTGAAAAATGCTCTTGATTTAGCTGAAAAGTTAAAATCCTCATCTCACACACCAACCATAGCACAAGAAATAGAAACGCACTATACAAAATATGCAGACTATTATTTAAAACATCCGCAGGGATATGACGCAACTTGCTTTTTGATTAATTACTTAATTGAGGGATTTGAGCAAACTGAAGATAAAGAAGTTTTCTTAAGAGCTGTCTTGAAAATTATTATAAAACTTCTTGAAGAAGACGAGGCAGTAAAAAACTATCTTTTCAGAAACATTATTTCAGATACTTTGAAATATTTTTATTTCATTGAGCTTGATAATTATTTATCCTATCTCGGGCTTCTAAAAAACATCAGCAAACTATTGCAAAAAAAACAAATTAATGATCCGCAGTTAATCAACTCCTTTACAAAGCTTTACCAGAAATATCTGCAGAGACTTTATTCACAATTTCTTTCAATTTTACGACCTGATGAGTATTTTAGAAAATTTTTCATTGATGGAATTGTTTTTATAAATTCAGCCTGTGAATCCCTATTTCAAGAAATTGAAAAAATGGCTGATGAAATTCCCAAAGTCTATGATCTTGACAAACTATTAACTATTCCTTCTGAAACTGAAATTTTAAATAAATTCAGAGAACTTCCAAAAAATTTCTTAGATTCCGGTGACTTATGGATTAATTTATTGACACATCTTCAATATCTGTGCTGGATACTTGATACAGAACAGTTAAAAGAAATTCATGAGTTTTCAATAAGAGAACTCGGACGAGCAATAAAAAATTTTTTGATTCATTCACAGCAAATAAATAATAAAAACTTTTTTTTAATTCTTGATACAGTATTTCTTCAATTTGAAAAATTTTTCTATAGACTTCCTGATGCTGTGATATTTTCACTGGAGGACATTGGAAATGCTATTTATAAAATAAAAAATAAAGAAATTTTAGATTATTATCTTGAGCACTTGATATTATCAGGGTTTCATACCCCTCAATTTAAAGGATTTTCTGAAAATTACACTATAAATGTTAATCGCTATCATATAAATAACTTAAGGCTATGGTTTAATTTAATTTCTAAAAGCCCATTGGATACAAAAGAATTGATAGCAGCACTCTGTATTTATCTATTTTTTGGAGGAGTTCATATAAAGGATACAGACCTTTTCCAGAGAGAAATAACAAAACTTCTCAATGCTGATATTGCTCCGATATTTTATCTAGTAAAACTGCTCTTAAAGAAAATTCCTGTTTATTTTAACGAAATAAATGCAGAAGGCGAGTTACGAATGGTTTCAACCCAAGTTGATGAAATGTTTAAAAGAAAAGATACTCTTGTACATTTTATAAGAAAGCAGATTCATGTTGAAAGCAGTCCTCTGATAATTGATTTAATTAAAAAAACAGTAGAATTCTGGATTACTGCTGACAGAAAAGTTCTTGAAAAATATGTACCTGATGAGGTTTTAAAAGATCTTAATTTAGTTAATGAACATCTGAAAGAGCTTGGATATATATTTAAAAAACTTTCAGATTCTGAGAAATTTGGTTCTGTTGAAACCATCCTTTCAACTCCAATGGATACAATAATGAATGAGATAAACTTGATTCCTGTCTCAGATACAGCCAAAACCAAAGCGATTTTAACAGTAAGGCTTTACCAGTTGTTGTATGCAAAATATAAAACAGACTGCAAAGAAGTCGAAACTCTTTTAAAAGAGGCTCTTTATCTCGGATTACCAGATGCAACACCGGTAATTGAGGCTTTATCTGAAAACTCTCTATTTAGAAAAATTGAGTCAATTATATCTTATCTTGAAAAGTTGAAAAGTATCATGACTTCATCTGAAAAATATGATGCTTTTGAAGATATAACTCACAAGAGGCATATTGTTGCAGGAATTCCTTCTGTATCAGGAAGATACAGTGAAAGAAAATTTAATGCACTTTCTGTATTTTTAAGACTTGAGAGTTTGCTTAACAGTTTTCTTGATGAAATTGAGCAACCAATAGACCTCAGCTTCATTACAAGAGCAACTCTTTTTAGAATAGAAAAATATCTTAAACTTTTTGGTAAAATTCTTGAACTTAATGGAATTTCCTCACAAAAATATATAAATACTCTTGCGATGCTGTCGGTAGCATTGGAGATAAGAAGATTCACATTCTCTCAATATATGGATATTTTCAGAAATTTTGCTGAGTCAATAAGTGATATGGTAAATATATATTGCACAGCGCCATACAAGAAATGGCTTAAAAAAATAATAATAAAAATTTCACAAAATCTGAATAATAGAGAGCTTGATAAGTTTGAACCCATAAGTACTCTATCAGAAAAATTTTTAAGAGATACGGTTGCTCAATATCCGGGTCTAAGCCAGCTTGATAGACTTATCAGCAGAGTTATTAACGCATCATACAATCAGGCAGAAAAACTTGAATATAAAGACCTTGACCTTCTTATGACATATGACCCCAAGAAGATTATATGTGATATTTATTATCCAAAAGAGGAAATCAATGATAGAATCCATCTTGGCAATAAAGGGCATAATCTGATAAAACTTGTTCATAAAGGAATTTCTGTGCCTCCCGGATTCATTTTAACTGCTGAAGTTTTCAGGTGCAGAGAAGCAATCAATAATTTTGAACCTGTAAAAGAACATTTAAACAAAGAGATTCATTTAGCCTTAAAAAGACTGGAAAATATTACAAAAAAAACTTTCGGAGATCCGGCTAATCCTTTACTTGTATCTGTAAGAAGCGGAGGAGCTATTTCAATGCCTGGAATGATGAATTCTTTTTTAAATGTTGGAATTAATGAAAAAATTATAGATGGACTTATAAAACAGACTGGAAAACCATGGTTTGTCTGGGACAGTTACAGAAGATTTTTACAGTGCTGGGGAATGTCTTTTGGACTTGACAGAGATGAATTTGACAATATTATAAATGAATTTAAGAAAAAATATAAGACAGATTTTAAAATTCAGTTTGTTGCATCTCAGATGAAAGAAGTTGCGACGACATATAAAGAATTTATTTTATCTAAAGGTATCTATATAGAAGAGGATCCGTGGATTCAGCTTGACATATCAATTTCACAAGTTTTCAATTCATGGTATTCAAAAAAAGCAAAGTCTTATAGGGAAATTCTAGGAATCTCTGAAGATTGGGGAACAGCGGTTGTGGTTCAGAAGATGGTATTTGGTAATTTTGATACGAATTCAGGTTCGGGAGTCTTATTTACACGAAATCCAAAAGAGTCTCTTGACAGACTTATACTGTGGGGGGATTACACCACAGGAGCGCAAGGTGAAGATATTGTTTCAGGATTGGTGAAAACATATCCTGTTTCAATAGAACAAAAAAATATTGAAGGTCGAATCAATGAAAAATCACTTGAAGAAACATTCCCTGAAATCTATGCAGCTTTAATAGAAATTGTAGAAAAACTGATTTATAAAGAGAGATGGGATCATCAGGAAATTGAATTCACTTTTGAAGGAAGAGGAAAAGATAATTTATATATTCTTCAGACAAGGGAAATGAGTTATGCTAAAAGAGAGCTTATGACAGTTTTTGTTCCTACTGAAATTTTGAATAAAAGCAGGCTTGGGACAGGAATCGGGGTAAGCGGTGGTGCGATATCTGGGAGATTGGTATTTGACGTGGAGGATATAAAAGAATTTAAACTTAAGGAACCTGAAATACCTGTCATCCTTGTAAGGGCTGATACTGTTCCTGATGATATAGTTCATATTGCCTCTGCAGATGGCATTCTGACTGCCAGAGGAGGTTCTACATCTCATGCATCAATAATTGCAACAAAACTTGGTAAAACCTGTGTTGTTGGCTTTTCAAAAATGATAGTTTACCAGCATGAAAAAAAATGCAGAATTGGCAAGAGAATACTCAAAAAGGGCGATCTGATAAGTATCGATGGAAGAAATGGTATGGTTTATCTTGGAAAGCATCCAACACAAACAATTTATCTCTCATCTGAATATTTTTAA
- the cas5 gene encoding CRISPR-associated protein Cas5 → MRTVRVKLYQNFVNYRRELSYGYVQTYPLPTPSMVKGMVHALLDLDKYHNLRISIQGNYESVVTNMQKVYKFDRDRASRPNNPYDVVVGNSNKTATHGIMFVDEIVDMQLLLHISFDEEDLNEKLLEAVKQKTVILGRNEDIARVDIEDTGLVDIFPSNDEYRLLYNIYLRPEICKSGRLEGTYYRLPFYYEPVSSFSDKRIFKYVDVVYIAKGNKIEYSDIILDKDGYLVSFLSI, encoded by the coding sequence ATGAGAACAGTAAGGGTTAAACTTTACCAGAATTTTGTTAATTATAGGAGAGAGCTAAGCTATGGCTATGTTCAGACATATCCGCTTCCTACCCCTTCTATGGTTAAAGGCATGGTTCATGCTCTGCTTGATCTGGACAAATACCATAATCTCAGAATATCCATACAAGGCAATTATGAATCTGTTGTAACAAATATGCAGAAGGTCTATAAGTTTGATAGAGACAGAGCCTCAAGACCAAACAATCCCTATGATGTTGTGGTCGGAAATTCTAATAAAACTGCCACGCATGGCATTATGTTTGTTGATGAAATTGTGGATATGCAACTTCTTCTCCATATTTCTTTTGATGAAGAAGACTTAAATGAAAAACTCCTTGAGGCTGTAAAACAGAAGACAGTTATTTTGGGTAGAAACGAGGATATTGCCCGTGTGGACATTGAAGACACAGGGCTTGTAGATATTTTCCCCTCTAATGATGAATATAGGCTTTTATATAACATATATCTCAGACCAGAGATTTGCAAAAGTGGAAGGTTAGAAGGGACATATTACAGACTACCGTTTTATTATGAACCTGTCAGTTCATTTAGCGATAAGAGGATATTCAAATATGTTGACGTTGTTTATATTGCAAAAGGCAATAAAATCGAGTATTCAGACATTATTCTTGATAAAGATGGGTACTTGGTAAGTTTTCTCTCAATCTAA